The following coding sequences lie in one Arabidopsis thaliana chromosome 3, partial sequence genomic window:
- the HEME1 gene encoding Uroporphyrinogen decarboxylase (HEME1; FUNCTIONS IN: uroporphyrinogen decarboxylase activity; INVOLVED IN: response to cadmium ion; LOCATED IN: chloroplast; EXPRESSED IN: 23 plant structures; EXPRESSED DURING: 14 growth stages; CONTAINS InterPro DOMAIN/s: Uroporphyrinogen decarboxylase HemE (InterPro:IPR006361), Uroporphyrinogen decarboxylase (URO-D) (InterPro:IPR000257); BEST Arabidopsis thaliana protein match is: Uroporphyrinogen decarboxylase (TAIR:AT2G40490.1); Has 35333 Blast hits to 34131 proteins in 2444 species: Archae - 798; Bacteria - 22429; Metazoa - 974; Fungi - 991; Plants - 531; Viruses - 0; Other Eukaryotes - 9610 (source: NCBI BLink).) — protein sequence MMRQAGRYMAVYQKLAKKHPSFRERSENTDLIVEISLQPWQAFRPDGVIIFSDILTPLPAFGVPFDIEEVKGPVIQSPIRTEEDMKRLHPIDFEKLQFVGDSLKILRREVGEHAAVLGFVGAPWTIATYIVEGGTTRTYTVIKNMCHTAPDVLRALLSHLTKAITEYVVYQVEHGAHCIQIFDSWGGQLTPEMWERWSKPYIEEIIHAVKKRCPDTPIVFYINGNGGLLERMKGTGADVIGLDWTVDMADGRRRLGSEVSVQGNVDPAYLFSPLPALTEEIERVVKCAGPKGHILNLGHGVLVGTPEEAVAHFFETARNLDYQTLFQNHVPAEKAEPELVV from the exons ATGATGAGGCAAGCAGGAAGGTATATGGCTGTTTACCAAAAGCTCGCCAAGAAACATCCGTCCTTCAGAGAGAGATCAGAGAACACTGATCTAATAGTGGAAATCTCTTTGCAGCCTTGGCAAGCATTCAGACCAGACGGTGTCATCATTTTCTCTGACATCCTCACCCCTTTACCTGCATTCGGTGTCCCTTTTGATattgaagaggtaaaaggtCCTGTAATCCAATCTCCTATCCGAACTGAAGAAGATATGAAGAGATTACATCCCATTGATTTCGAGAAACTACAGTTTGTTGGAGATTCTCTCAAGATTTTGAGACGAGAg GTTGGGGAACATGCTGCGGTGTTGGGTTTCGTTGGAGCGCCTTGGACAATTGCAACATATATTGTTGAAGGAGGAACAACTCGAACATATACAGTCATAAAGAATATGTGCCACACTGCACCAGATGTATTGAGAGCTCTATTATCTCATTTAACCAAGGCCATTACCGAGTATGTGGTTTACCAAGTTGAGCACGGAGCTCACTGCATACAAATATTCGATTCCTGGGGTGGCCAACTGACTCCGGAGATGTGGGAGCGCTGGTCCAAACCATACATTGAAGAG ATCATACATGCTGTAAAGAAAAGATGTCCAGATACGCCGATAGTTTTCTACATCAATGGAAATGGTGGCCTTCTTGAGCGAATGAAAGGAACTGGAGCTGATGTTATTGGACTTGACTGGACTGTAGATATGGCTGATGGAAGGAGGCGATTGGGAAGCGAGGTAAGTGTGCAGGGAAATGTTGATCCAGCTTACCTATTCTCTCCGCTTCCTGCTTTGACCGAAGAAATTGAAAG AGTTGTGAAGTGTGCTGGACCAAAAGGGCATATTCTCAATCTAGGACACGGTGTCTTGGTAGGGACACCAGAGGAAGCCGTGGCTCATTTCTTTGAAACCGCTAGAAACTTGGATTACCAAACACTTTTCCAAAATCATGTTCCTGCAGAAAAAGCTGAACCTGAATTGGTTGTCTGA
- the HEME1 gene encoding Uroporphyrinogen decarboxylase (HEME1; FUNCTIONS IN: uroporphyrinogen decarboxylase activity; INVOLVED IN: response to cadmium ion; LOCATED IN: chloroplast; EXPRESSED IN: 23 plant structures; EXPRESSED DURING: 14 growth stages; CONTAINS InterPro DOMAIN/s: Uroporphyrinogen decarboxylase HemE (InterPro:IPR006361), Uroporphyrinogen decarboxylase (URO-D) (InterPro:IPR000257); BEST Arabidopsis thaliana protein match is: Uroporphyrinogen decarboxylase (TAIR:AT2G40490.1); Has 7323 Blast hits to 7320 proteins in 2007 species: Archae - 103; Bacteria - 3942; Metazoa - 236; Fungi - 136; Plants - 121; Viruses - 0; Other Eukaryotes - 2785 (source: NCBI BLink).), translating to MSLSSPTSACSSSRCYSSGLSFPIGFGSNPINVGLVCYPKRYSIAARKFVVACSSSSSDPLLVKAAKGQAISRPPAWMMRQAGRYMAVYQKLAKKHPSFRERSENTDLIVEISLQPWQAFRPDGVIIFSDILTPLPAFGVPFDIEEVKGPVIQSPIRTEEDMKRLHPIDFEKLQFVGDSLKILRREVGEHAAVLGFVGAPWTIATYIVEGGTTRTYTVIKNMCHTAPDVLRALLSHLTKAITEYVVYQVEHGAHCIQIFDSWGGQLTPEMWERWSKPYIEEIIHAVKKRCPDTPIVFYINGNGGLLERMKGTGADVIGLDWTVDMADGRRRLGSEVSVQGNVDPAYLFSPLPALTEEIERVVKCAGPKGHILNLGHGVLVGTPEEAVAHFFETARNLDYQTLFQNHVPAEKAEPELVV from the exons ATGAGCTTATCATCGCCAACCAG TGCTTGTAGCTCGTCCAGATGTTACTCCTCGGGATTATCGTTTCCGATTGGATTTGGATCGAATCCCATCAATGTGGGATTGGTTTGTTACCCAAAAAGATACAGTATTGCTGCTCGGAAGTTCGTAGTGGcttgctcctcctcctcttccg ATCCACTTTTGGTTAAGGCTGCAAAAGGGCAAGCCATAAGTCGTCCTCCAGCTTGGATGATGAGGCAAGCAGGAAGGTATATGGCTGTTTACCAAAAGCTCGCCAAGAAACATCCGTCCTTCAGAGAGAGATCAGAGAACACTGATCTAATAGTGGAAATCTCTTTGCAGCCTTGGCAAGCATTCAGACCAGACGGTGTCATCATTTTCTCTGACATCCTCACCCCTTTACCTGCATTCGGTGTCCCTTTTGATattgaagaggtaaaaggtCCTGTAATCCAATCTCCTATCCGAACTGAAGAAGATATGAAGAGATTACATCCCATTGATTTCGAGAAACTACAGTTTGTTGGAGATTCTCTCAAGATTTTGAGACGAGAg GTTGGGGAACATGCTGCGGTGTTGGGTTTCGTTGGAGCGCCTTGGACAATTGCAACATATATTGTTGAAGGAGGAACAACTCGAACATATACAGTCATAAAGAATATGTGCCACACTGCACCAGATGTATTGAGAGCTCTATTATCTCATTTAACCAAGGCCATTACCGAGTATGTGGTTTACCAAGTTGAGCACGGAGCTCACTGCATACAAATATTCGATTCCTGGGGTGGCCAACTGACTCCGGAGATGTGGGAGCGCTGGTCCAAACCATACATTGAAGAG ATCATACATGCTGTAAAGAAAAGATGTCCAGATACGCCGATAGTTTTCTACATCAATGGAAATGGTGGCCTTCTTGAGCGAATGAAAGGAACTGGAGCTGATGTTATTGGACTTGACTGGACTGTAGATATGGCTGATGGAAGGAGGCGATTGGGAAGCGAGGTAAGTGTGCAGGGAAATGTTGATCCAGCTTACCTATTCTCTCCGCTTCCTGCTTTGACCGAAGAAATTGAAAG AGTTGTGAAGTGTGCTGGACCAAAAGGGCATATTCTCAATCTAGGACACGGTGTCTTGGTAGGGACACCAGAGGAAGCCGTGGCTCATTTCTTTGAAACCGCTAGAAACTTGGATTACCAAACACTTTTCCAAAATCATGTTCCTGCAGAAAAAGCTGAACCTGAATTGGTTGTCTGA
- a CDS encoding Peptide-N4-(N-acetyl-beta-glucosaminyl)asparagine amidase A protein (Peptide-N4-(N-acetyl-beta-glucosaminyl)asparagine amidase A protein; INVOLVED IN: biological_process unknown; LOCATED IN: plasma membrane, vacuole, plant-type cell wall; EXPRESSED IN: 23 plant structures; EXPRESSED DURING: 13 growth stages; CONTAINS InterPro DOMAIN/s: Peptide-N4-(N-acetyl-beta-glucosaminyl)asparagine amidase A (InterPro:IPR021102); BEST Arabidopsis thaliana protein match is: Peptide-N4-(N-acetyl-beta-glucosaminyl)asparagine amidase A protein (TAIR:AT5G05480.1); Has 261 Blast hits to 247 proteins in 94 species: Archae - 30; Bacteria - 27; Metazoa - 0; Fungi - 111; Plants - 90; Viruses - 0; Other Eukaryotes - 3 (source: NCBI BLink).): MTSSLPPLIFFFTVFFVHSLSAVSDLHETRSRFKPPQFSPLFFSSLPQNVTKSPTRYFEVQKPPVPNLPTAQQPCSYQILHHDFGYTYAKPPVLSNYTLPSHCSSREFSKIVLEFKSTSQGRQFDRIFGVWLDGVEILRSCTAEPRPNGIVWSVEKDVTKYHSLLVKNETQILSVYLGNLIDKTYTGVYHVDVIFHFYQSESNLQDVSGYSSSKADMILPISRNLPLNDGLWFEIVNSNDTKYKEFEIPRNVYRAVLEVYVSFHENDEFWYGNLPNDYVTANNLSVAGNGPFREVVVSLDGDIAGAVWPFPVVFTGGINPLLWRPITAIGSFDLPSYDIEITPFLGSLLDGKTHKVGFSVTNALNVWYIDANLHLWLDQEKEIVEGKVLDFSRSSLEISSVSDFKGLNGNFTTKAKRSITSVGLVKSSHGDIITNANQEFSYENKMVLGKDGNLQIIDQLIQADDRIHAKRASREIYAAKSIKSFPFYLDSDTLEQQNNTYLAVANVSMAFNEERSESDKGLMRTFKSKLENKQEGQGVMVVKNNLVVSGYGSTQQVYNYVGSDQCYFRNISSYNYTILYDKVESVCKKKTLKLPPRLEHLPRQHPLLA; encoded by the coding sequence ATGACTTCCTCTCTTCCTccactcatcttcttcttcaccgtcTTCTTCGTCCACTCTCTCTCCGCCGTCTCCGATCTTCACGAAACCAGATCACGTTTCAAACCTCCTCAgttctctcctctcttcttctcctctcttccCCAAAACGTCACAAAATCCCCTACTCGCTACTTCGAGGTTCAAAAACCTCCCGTTCCAAATCTCCCGACAGCTCAACAACCGTGTTCGTATCAAATCCTCCACCATGACTTTGGCTACACCTACGCTAAACCACCGGTTCTCTCCAATTACACACTCCCCTCTCACTGCTCCTCTCGAGAATTCTCCAAAATCGTCCTCGAATTCAAATCCACCAGCCAAGGAAGACAATTCGATCGTATCTTCGGTGTTTGGCTTGACGGCGTTGAGATTCTCCGGAGCTGCACCGCCGAGCCTAGACCAAACGGAATTGTTTGGTCTGTCGAGAAAGATGTGACCAAGTATCACTCTTTGCTCGTCAAAAACGAGACTCAGATTCTCTCTGTTTATCTTGGTAATCTTATCGATAAAACCTATACTGGTGTTTACCATGTTGATGTCATCTTCCATTTCTATCAATCCGAAAGTAATCTTCAAGATGTTTCTGGTTATAGCTCTTCTAAAGCTGATATGATCCTGCCGATTTCGAGAAATCTTCCGTTGAACGATGGATTGTGGTTTGAAATTGTGAATTCGAATGATACCAAGTATAAGGAGTTTGAGATTCCTAGGAATGTTTATAGAGCTGTGCTTGaggtttatgtttcttttcatGAGAATGATGAGTTTTGGTATGGAAATCTTCCTAATGACTATGTTACTGCTAATAATCTTAGTGTTGCTGGTAATGGACCTTTTAGAGAAGTTGTGGTTAGTCTTGACGGTGATATTGCTGGTGCTGTTTGGCCTTTCCCTGTTGTTTTCACCGGTGGGATTAATCCTTTGCTTTGGAGACCAATTACTGCTATTGGCTCTTTTGATTTGCCGAGTTACGATATCGAGATCACGCCGTTCTTGGGAAGTTTGTTAGATGGGAAGACTCATAAGGTGGGGTTTAGTGTTACAAATGCTTTGAATGTTTGGTATATTGATGCGAATTTGCATCTTTGGTTGGATCAAGAGAAGGAGATTGTTGAAGGGAAGGTGTTGGATTTCAGTAGAAGCTCTCTGGAGATTAGCTCTGTCTCGGATTTTAAAGGCTTGAATGGAAACTTCACCACGAAAGCAAAGAGGTCGATAACTTCGGTTGGGTTGGTTAAATCTTCTCATGGGGACATTATAACTAATGCTAATCAAGAATTTAGCTACGAGAACAAGATGGTTTTAGGTAAAGATGGGAACTTGCAGATCATAGATCAATTGATCCAAGCTGATGATCGTATTCATGCCAAGAGAGCCTCCAGAGAGATCTACGCAGCGAAATCTATCAAGAGTTTTCCTTTTTACCTCGACTCTGACACTTTGGAGCAGCAGAATAACACATATCTGGCGGTAGCGAATGTCTCGATGGCATTCAACGAGGAGAGATCAGAGAGCGACAAAGGGTTGATGAGAACGTTTAAGAGCAAGCTTGAAAACAAGCAAGAAGGGCAAGGAGTAATGGTGGTGAAGAATAACTTAGTGGTCAGTGGATATGGAAGCACACAACAAGTGTATAACTATGTTGGAAGTGACCAATGTTACTTCAGAAACATCAGTAGTTACAACTACACTATTCTCTATGACAAGGTTGAATCTGTTTGCAAGAAGAAAACACTGAAGCTGCCTCCACGGCTCGAGCATTTACCAAGACAACACCCCTTACTTGCTTGA
- the PPC3 gene encoding phosphoenolpyruvate carboxylase 3: protein MAGRNIEKMASIDAQLRQLVPAKVSEDDKLVEYDALLLDRFLDILQDLHGEDLRETVQELYELSAEYEGKREPSKLEELGSVLTSLDPGDSIVISKAFSHMLNLANLAEEVQIAHRRRIKKLKKGDFVDESSATTESDIEETFKRLVSDLGKSPEEIFDALKNQTVDLVLTAHPTQSVRRSLLQKHGRIRDCLAQLYAKDITPDDKQELDESLQREIQAAFRTDEIRRTPPTPQDEMRAGMSYFHETIWKGVPKFLRRVDTALKNIGIDERVPYNAPLIQFSSWMGGDRDGNPRVTPEVTRDVCLLARMMAANLYYNQIENLMFELSMWRCTDEFRVRADELHRNSRKDAAKHYIEFWKTIPPTEPYRVILGDVRDKLYHTRERSRQLLSNGISDIPEEATFTNVEQFLEPLELCYRSLCSCGDSPIADGSLLDFLRQVSTFGLSLVRLDIRQESERHTDVLDAITKHLDIGSSYRDWSEEGRQEWLLAELSGKRPLFGPDLPKTEEISDVLDTFKVISELPSDCFGAYIISMATSPSDVLAVELLQRECHVKNPLRVVPLFEKLADLEAAPAAVARLFSIDWYKNRINGKQEVMIGYSDSGKDAGRLSAAWELYKAQEELVKVAKKYGVKLTMFHGRGGTVGRGGGPTHLAILSQPPDTVNGSLRVTVQGEVIEQSFGEAHLCFRTLQRFTAATLEHGMNPPISPKPEWRALLDEMAVVATEEYRSVVFQEPRFVEYFRLATPELEYGRMNIGSRPSKRKPSGGIESLRAIPWIFAWTQTRFHLPVWLGFGAAFRYAIKKDVRNLHMLQDMYKQWPFFRVTIDLIEMVFAKGDPGIAALYDKLLVSEDLWAFGEKLRANFDETKNLVLQTAGHKDLLEGDPYLKQRLRLRDSYITTLNVCQAYTLKRIRDANYNVTLRPHISKEIMQSSKSAQELVKLNPTSEYAPGLEDTLILTMKGIAAGLQNTG from the exons ATGGCGGGTCGGAACATAGAGAAGATGGCATCTATTGATGCTCAGCTTCGGCAACTCGTTCCTGCTAAAGTCAGTGAAGACGATAAGCTTGTTGAGTACGATGCTCTTCTCCTTGATCGCTTTCTCGACATTCTCCAGGATTTACACGGCGAGGATCTCCGTGAAACG GTTCAAGAGTTATACGAGCTTTCTGCTGAGTATGAAGGGAAGCGTGAGCCTAGCAAGCTTGAGGAGCTAGGGAGTGTCCTAACGAGTTTGGATCCTGGTGACTCAATTGTTATCTCCAAGGCTTTCTCTCACATGCTTAACTTAGCCAATTTGGCTGAGGAGGTGCAGATTGCTCACCGTCGCAGGAtcaagaagctgaagaaagGTGATTTCGTTGATGAGAGTTCTGCAACTACTGAATCCGATATTGAAGAGACTTTTAAGAGGCTCGTTTCGGATCTTGGTAAGTCTCCTGAAGAGATCTTTGATGCCTTGAAGAATCAGACTGTGGATCTGGTTTTGACTGCTCATCCTACTCAGTCTGTGCGTAGATCATTGCTTCAGAAGCATGGGAG GATAAGGGACTGTCTTGCTCAACTCTATGCAAAGGACATTACTCCTGATGACAAGCAGGAGCTAGATGAGTCTCTGCAAAGAGAG attcaAGCTGCATTCCGAACAGATGAGATTAGAAGAACACCTCCAACCCCACAAGATGAAATGAGAGCTGGAATGAGTTATTTCCACGAGACAATCTGGAAAGGTGTCCCCAAGTTCTTGCGCCGTGTGGACACAGCTCTGAAAAACATTGGGATTGATGAACGTGTTCCTTACAATGCCCCATTGATTCAATTCTCTTCGTGGATGGGCGGTGATCGTGATG GTAATCCGAGGGTCACACCTGAGGTCACTAGAGATGTGTGCTTGTTGGCTAGAATGATGGCTGCCAATCTCTACTATAACCAAATCGAGAATCTGATGTTTGAg TTATCTATGTGGCGTTGCACTGATGAATTCCGTGTGCGGGCGGATGAACTGCACAGGAACTCAAGGAAAGATGCTGCAAAACATTACATAG AATTCTGGAAGACAATTCCTCCAACTGAGCCATACCGTGTGATTCTTGGTGATGTGAGGGATAAGCTGTATCACACACGTGAGCGTTCCCGCCAATTGCTGAGTAATGGAATCTCGGATATTCCTGAAGAAGCTACCTTCACTAATGTGGAACAG TTCTTGGAGCCTCTTGAGCTCTGTTACCGATCACTATGTTCATGTGGTGACAGCCCGATAGCTGATGGAAGCCTTCTTGATTTCTTGAGGCAAGTCTCTACCTTTGGACTCTCCCTTGTGAGACTTGACATCAGGCAAGAGTCTGAACGCCACACAGATGTCTTGGATGCTATCACCAAGCACTTGGACATCGGTTCCTCCTATAGAGACTGGTCTGAAGAAGGCCGACAGGAATGGCTTCTTGCTGAACTAAGCGGCAAACGTCCACTTTTCGGACCTGATCTTCCCAAAACCGAAGAAATTTCTGATGTCCTGGACACATTCAAAGTCATATCTGAGCTGCCTTCAGATTGTTTTGGAGCTTATATTATCTCTATGGCAACTTCACCTAGTGATGTGCTTGCGGTTGAGCTTTTACAGCGCGAATGCCATGTGAAAAATCCACTTAGAGTTGTTCCACTCTTTGAGAAGCTAGCTGATCTTGAAGCAGCTCCTGCCGCTGTTGCAAGACTCTTTTCTATAGACTGGTACAAAAACCGTATTAACGGTAAACAAGAGGTTATGATTGGTTACTCAGATTCAGGGAAAGATGCAGGGCGTCTCTCAGCTGCTTGGGAGCTATACAAAGCTCAAGAAGAGCTTGTGAAGGTTGCTAAGAAATATGGAGTGAAGCTAACTATGTTCCATGGCCGTGGTGGCACAGTCGGAAGAGGAGGTGGTCCTACTCATCTTGCTATATTGTCTCAGCCACCAGATACAGTTAATGGCTCTCTTCGAGTCACGGTTCAGGGTGAAGTCATTGAGCAATCATTTGGGGAGGCACACTTATGCTTTAGAACACTTCAACGTTTCACAGCAGCTACTCTAGAGCACGGAATGAACCCTCCGATTTCACCAAAACCCGAGTGGCGTGCTTTGCTTGATGAAATGGCGGTTGTTGCAACTGAGGAATACCGATCTGTCGTTTTCCAAGAACCTCGATTCGTCGAGTATTTCCGCCTC GCTACTCCGGAGCTGGAGTATGGACGTATGAATATTGGAAGTAGACCTTCAAAGCGAAAACCAAGCGGTGGGATCGAATCTCTCCGTGCAATCCCATGGATCTTTGCTTGGACGCAAACAAGATTCCATCTTCCTGTATGGTTAGGTTTCGGAGCAGCATTTAGGTATGCGATCAAGAAGGATGTGAGAAACCTTCACATGCTGCAAGATATGTATAAACAATGGCCCTTTTTCCGAGTCACCATCGATCTAATTGAAATGGTGTTCGCCAAGGGAGACCCCGGGATCGCTGCTTTGTACGACAAACTTCTTGTCTCAGAAGATTTATGGGCTTTTGGAGAGAAACTCAGAGCCAACTTTGATGAAACCAAGAACCTCGTCCTCCAG ACTGCTGGACATAAAGACCTTCTTGAAGGAGATCCTTACTTGAAACAGAGACTAAGGCTACGTGACTCTTACATTACGACCCTCAACGTTTGCCAAGCCTACACATTGAAGAGGATCCGTGATGCAAACTACAATGTGACTCTGCGACCACACATTTCTAAAGAGATCATGCAATCAAGCAAATCAGCACAAGAGCTCGTCAAGCTTAACCCCACGAGTGAATACGCGCCTGGACTTGAGGACACACTTATCTTAACCATGAAGGGTATTGCTGCAGGATTGCAAAACACCGGTTAA